A DNA window from Zingiber officinale cultivar Zhangliang chromosome 3A, Zo_v1.1, whole genome shotgun sequence contains the following coding sequences:
- the LOC122052412 gene encoding transport inhibitor response 1-like protein Os05g0150500 has product MDRAFSWAASFPDEVWEHTFSFLPTGADRNAVALVCRSWHRIERLSRRKIFVGNCYAVAPATAVRRFPEVRSATIKGKPHFADFNLVPADWGGGAGTWIQSMAEGWPLLEELRLKRMVVSDDCLELVARSFKNFRVLSLVSCEGFSTAGLAAIAANCRNLKALDLHENEVEENCINWISHFPESFTSLVTLNISCLDGEMNVSILERLISRCPNLKTLRLNHVTPLEKLVGLLHVAPQLVDLGIGMLIGEGHPGLFSKLESAFAHLKHLKNLSGIWEAGPLYFPAIYSICEGLTALHLCDSGIQTPELSKVVSRCKNLQQLWAMDLIEDDGLIAVASSCKLLRELRIFPSDPHGLAQPVSLTEYGLIAVSSGCVMLESILYFCRQMTNSALLSIANNRPNLTCFRLCIIEPCTPDYITLEPLDAGFGAIVESCKDLRRLSISGLLTDHVFKTIGASANHLEMLSVAFAGNSDAGLHYILSGCKKLRKLEIRDCPFGDKALLDNADKLETMRSLWMSSCSVSLGACRLLAKKMPRLNVEVIDENGGGSLESWSDDCLVEKLYIYRTITGPRTDAPPFVLTV; this is encoded by the exons ATGGACAGGGCCTTCTCTTGGGCGGCCTCCTTCCCCGACGAGGTGTGGGAgcacactttctctttcctccCTACTGGCGCCGACCGCAATGCCGTTGCCCTGGTCTGCCGCTCCTGGCACCGGATAGAACGGCTGTCGAGGCGGAAGATCTTCGTGGGGAACTGCTACGCGGTGGCTCCGGCAACGGCGGTGCGGCGATTCCCGGAGGTCAGGTCGGCGACCATCAAGGGGAAGCCGCATTTCGCGGATTTCAACCTAGTGCCCGCCGACTGGGGCGGCGGGGCGGGGACGTGGATCCAGTCGATGGCTGAGGGGTGGCCGCTTCTCGAGGAGCTTCGCCTCAAGAGAATGGTGGTCTCTGATGATTGCCTCGAGCTTGTTGCCCGGTCCTTTAAGAACTTTAGGGTTCTGTCACTAGTCTCCTGCGAAGGGTTCAGCACTGCCGGGCTGGCCGCCATTGCGGCCAACTGCAG GAATCTGAAGGCACTTGATCTGCATGAAAATGAAGTGGAGGAGAATTGTATAAACTGGATATCTCATTTTCCAGAATCCTTTACTTCCCTGGTTACTCTTAACATTTCATGCCTGGATGGTGAGATGAATGTATCTATTCTTGAGCGCCTTATTAGCAGATGTCCCAATCTCAAAACCCTTAGACTCAATCATGTCACTCCTCTAGAAAAACTTGTCGGCCTTCTACACGTGGCTCCACAGCTGGTAGACCTTGGAATTGGCATGCTCATAGGAGAAGGTCATCCAGGACTTTTCTCCAAGCTTGAATCTGCTTTTGCTCACTTAAAACATCTGAAGAACCTATCTGGTATATGGGAAGCTGGACCATTATACTTCCCAGCAATATATTCAATTTGTGAAGGTCTTACAGCACTGCACCTCTGTGATTCTGGCATACAAACACCGGAGCTCTCAAAAGTGGTTAGCCGGTGTAAAAATCTTCAACAGCTATGG GCTATGGACTTAATCGAGGATGATGGGCTTATTGCTGTGGCATCATCTTGCAAACTCCTCCGAGAATTGCGAATATTTCCTTCTGATCCACATGGTTTGGCGCAACCTGTCTCTCTCACAGAATATGGCCTTATTGCTGTCTCTTCTGGTTGCGTTATGCTTGAGTCTATTCTCTATTTTTGCCGGCAAATGACTAATTCTGCCCTCCTTAGTATTGCTAATAATCGCCCCAATCTCACATGCTTCCGGCTCTGCATCATCGAGCCTTGCACCCCTGATTATATTACTCTAGAACCTCTAGATGCTGGCTTTGGGGCTATTGTTGAATCCTGCAAGGACCTCCGACGTCTCTCCATATCTGGTCTTCTTACTGATCATGTGTTCAAAACCATTGGGGCTTCAGCAAATCATCTTGAGATGCTCTCTGTTGCTTTTGCTGGTAATAGTGATGCAGGTCTTCATTACATTCTATCTGGTTGTAAGAAATTACGCAAGCTGGAAATTAGGGACTGCCCATTTGGGGATAAGGCACTGTTGGACAATGCAGATAAACTGGAGACAATGCGATCCCTTTGGATGTCATCATGCTCTGTGTCACTGGGGGCATGCAGATTATTAGCTAAGAAGATGCCACGGCTTAACGTGGAGGTTATTGATGAGAATGGAGGAGGGTCGTTGGAGTCATGGTCTGATGATTGCCTTGTGGAAAAACTTTACATTTACAGAACTATTACTGGCCCGAGAACTGATGCCCCACCTTTTGTTTTGACTGTTTAA